One Sesamum indicum cultivar Zhongzhi No. 13 linkage group LG14, S_indicum_v1.0, whole genome shotgun sequence genomic window, GCTGATGCAGTTCCTTATGTTTGTTGCATTCTAATGTTGATTTTGCTTGTGTTATCATAATGTTGTATCTAGGTTCCTGTGGACCTTGTCATCGACCACTCTGTACAAGTTGACGTGGCCAGATCAGAAAATGCCGTGCAGGCTAACATGGACCTTGAATTCAAGAGAAACAAGGAGAGGTTTGCTTTTCTTAAATGGGGATCCACGGCCTTCCGCAATATGCTTGTCGTTCCTCCTGGTTCTGGTATTGTCCATCAGGTATAAGTTTAACCTTTATAGCTATGTGATTTGCAAGGTGTAAATAACTTGATTTCTTGGTATGTATCCATGAATAGTGAGACACTCCACGGATGCATCTATCCAATAGATTTTGACATCCATGAAATGCATTAATACCAGGTGAATCTGGAATATCTTGGACGGGTTGTTTTCAATACCGAGGGCATTTTGTACCCTGATAGTGTTGTTGGAACTGACTCCCATACAACCATGATTGATGGATTGGGTGTTGCTGGATGGGGAGTTGGAGGGATTGAAGCAGAGGCAGCAATGCTTGGTCAGGTACTCGTGCCCTTCTTGCtttctaaattttctattGCCCAGTCTTGCACAATGTTTTTATGTCTCCAAAAAAGGACTTGACAAAGATTAAGCTAGTCATCTGTAATGGATGCCTTCACATGCCACCTTTATGCTTGGTTATTTGTGTGTTGTTATCTAAGCTGCCTTTCTGTTCTGACATCTTGTGCCTCTTTATATACTTGGGTTGGCATCTCTTGTGTagtcttttttgtttatttctatttaaggGTTAGTCCTGCAGTCTGGATTTGGAGAGTtgagtttatatttatgttgtcAGTTATACCGATATTTTCCAATGTCAATTAATTCTTTCTCCTGCAAATTTGCAGCCAATGAGCATGGTTCTTCCTGGTGTTGTTGGTTTTAAGTTGTCTGGCAAATTACGCGATGGAGTCACTGCAACTGATTTGGTACTAACTGTGACCCAAATGCTCAGAAAGCATGGTGTCGTGGGAAAGTTTGTTGAGTTTTATGGTACCTCACTCCTCGTTATGTTTGAAGAGTTATTTATGTTTATCTTATGTTGCCCTTAGCagatatatctatactattctTAATATATGTAGGTGAAGGCATGGGTCAGCTATCATTGGCTGATAGAGCAACTATTGCAAATATGTCTCCTGAGTATGGAGCAACCATGGGGTTCTTCCCCGTGGATCATGTCACACTACAATACCTGAAATTGACTGGAAGAAGCGACGAGACGGTTAGCTGCATTCTCTTGTATATTATTTGCTGTTAGGAGCGTAACCTGATATTTGTATGAGGTGTCAAATTTGTTGCTTCACAATATGCTAGGTAGCAATGATCGAGGCGTATTTACGTGCAAACAATATGTTTGTAGATTACAACGAGGTAAATCCTTGCAACTTATCACTTTGTTCTAGATACCAACAAATGAACTTAAATGGCATAGATATGAGCCAGCTTAAATGACGTCGTGGTGCAGCCTCAACAAGAGAGAGTATATTCATCTTATTTGGAGCTGGATCTTGGTGATGTTGAACCCTGTGTTTCAGGACCTAAAAGGTATTGTTGTTGAAATGTGTGGCGTGCTGGATCATTCAATCTTAAAGATGAATCATCaagtttctttttataataattgtattctTTTGCATCAATGAGTTCTTACTTTGTGACATTAGGCCTCATGATCGGGTTCCTCTGAGAGATATGAAGGCTGATTGGCATTCTTCTCTGGACAGTAAAGTTGGCTTCAAGGTAAGATGAAAAGTTCTTTTGATGTGCGCTTGAACAAGCTGAACTTCTGTCAGTTCGAGCctgaggaaaaataaaatgcctGATCCGAAGATACATTTTTTACTGCAACAAGCAactttatttgatatatattttacttgatttttgaagttctataaaaagatttttttctattgttttaTGTCTGTCTTTGTACTTTTGATCATAatcttttttagaattaattggAACCtcttggttttaatttttgcaggGTTTTGCTGTACCAAAAGAAGAACAGGACAAAGTTGTGAAGTTTTCATTCCATGGGCAGCCTGCAGAACTTAAGCACGGGAGTGTTGTTATAGCAGCAATCACAAGTTGCACAAACACATCAAACCCAAGTGTGATGCTTGGAGCTGGTCTTGTTGCAAAGAAAGCGTGTGAGTTGGGTTTAGAGGTTTGTATTAGCTTTTTCAGGATCTGTTTGCATGTCATATGTAGGTTCTCTTccaaatttgtttaaaattttacactcAGCTCGGAAGTGGTATTTCCACTTTGATTTCCACTCTTACCATAAGATTCACATTTACAGCTTAGTTGCTCTTCACATGTGGTCTGATGATGATTATTGGGCAGGTGAAACCCTGGGTAAAAACTAGTCTTGCCCCAGGTTCTGGTGttgtaacaaaatatttgctcCAGAGGTACTGTATAAATTTGGTCCTTGAATCTCATTTTAGGACCTTATGTAACCCTTTCCCCGAGGTGATACTGCCATGGTTCAGGCAGTGAAGTTGTTTTATGACCTCTTGCAGTGGACTGCAAAAGTACTTGAACCAGCAAGGCTTTCATATTGTTGGCTATGGTTGCACAACTTGTATTGGTAATTCCGGAGATCTTGAAGAATCAGTTGCTTCTGCTATAGCTGACAATGGTATGTTCTTCATGTATTTTGGTGTGTGAAGGTAGTctattagaatattttagtCTGCTCTTTGGTTATCTTTCTCATTACCTGCGTCATATTAGTCCAAGTAAACTGGATTCTGTTGAACTTTGTATCCTTCTGAAGAACTTGGAGTTGTGATGATGGTTTGTAGTATAGCAGGATAAAGCTTTCTGCTGTCTGATATGGAAGTAGGTAGCTCAATGTTCAGGTTGGTGTATTGGGCATAGTTCCTGAGAGTAAGTTGTCCTGCGGTTTTATATGCATTAATTCTGGTAGGAAATGACCATATGCCAATGTTTTTATTGTATTCGAAGCCAGCCTTTGAAGGAGTTCCGTAAATGTTGGCATTTTGGCTGGCTGAAGAGAAATGTTATTATGTTCATTGTTCAGAAGTCCGGCTCATGTACTCGAAAAAGAAGCATCCGATGTTACAAGTCGTAGTTTGTGAAACCTTAAACCATACCTCTCATGTGCATAGTATTTAAATTGCTTTGGAACTCCGTTTGTACATAGAAATTTTGGTTATTTTGGAATTGGTGTCATtttagcaaaaattttaatagctCCTTGGTCATTACTGTGGTTTTGTTTTGCAGACCTCATTGCTGCTGCTGTACTTTCTGGAAATAGGAACTTTGAAGGACGTGTTCATCCTCTGACCAGAGCAAACTATCTTGCTTCACCTCCATTGGTTGTGGCATATGCACTAGCTGGCACGGTAGGGCTTAGATTTTGTAGTGCTCTATGTATCTCTTATTTTAACTGACTCTTTGGTGGTGGTCATAACTATTGTATTTGAATGATGAGAGTGCTGAAAATTTTTGCTGGTCTGTCTTTCCATAAGGTTCATGAGTCAGCAGCATATGTGCTGGTCTAGTATCAAGCTCAATTTACAGTAAAGGGGGTTGGTATGTGCCTTTTTTAGTGGAGAGGGAAGCGTAGGAGTGAGGGGGCTAGGTTGATTAACGGTCAGAGGTTTTTTAAGCTCGCAGTTGCCATCTATTCTGATATAGTTGAtgcaattatattttctgaaattgaCTCTATAACACAGAATTTTGCGATTTATTTCGTATTGAAAGTAATCTTTTAGttagttgataatttcaagcTCCCGCGTACTGTAGTAATTGCAATCTTCCTGTGGTATAAACTTTCCAGGTTGACATTGATTTTGAGAAAGAACCCCTTGGCACTGGGAAAGATGGAAAACATGTTTATTTCAAGGATATCTGGCCTACCAGTGAAGAGATTGCAGAGGTAGTTTTGGTTTCCTTGATTTGTACAACAATGAACTGTGGGTACTCCCTCTTATGGCACAAATGGATTTTAtcatcttgttttttttttttaaaatataaaaattgcttGCATAGGTTGTTCAATCTAGTGTGCTTCCTGAAATGTTTAAGAGCACTTATGAAGCCATCACAAAGGGCAATACATTCTGGAATCAGTTATCGCTACCATCATCAAGTCTTTATGCATGGGACCCAAAGTCGACATACATCCACAAGCCTCCATATTTCAGTGGCATGACTATGGATCCACCTGGTCCCCGTGGTGTGAAGGATGCTTATTGCTTGCTCTTGTTTGGAGATAGCATCACGACAGATCACATCTCTCCGGCTGGAAGCATCCACAAGGATAGCCCTGCTGCAAAGTACTTGATGGAGCGTGGGGTTGACAGGAAGGATTTTAATTCTTATGGCAGCCGTCGTGGCAATGATGAGGTGATGGCTAGGGGAACCTTTGCCAATATTCGAATAGTTAACAAACTATTAAATGGAGAAGTGGGCCCAAAGACCATTCACATTCCGACAGGGGAGAAACTTTATGTGTATGATGCTGCAATGGTAAGCATTGGTGATTTACCAGTTTACTCTCATTCTCAAACATGCCAACAGGCACACACTGGGaacaaacaataatttatctgtGTAGTTTGCTGGAAATTGGAGTTTACTTGTACCaggaaactttttttttaaaacataaaaggaaaaagaagagaggaaAACAACAGATGTAGAGTAGCTTATGATTCTCTAATAGCGTCTATCTGATGACTGGGCCAATGTTTTTCAGAGATACAAGTCAGCTGGGCAGGATACTATTGTTCTGGCTGGAGCAGAATATGGAAGTGGTAGTTCTCGAGATTGGGCTGCCAAGGGACCAATGCTACAGGTTAGTGGTATTTTGCAACCTGTTGCACGGCCAGTTCACTATGTTATCAGTGGCAAGAGGTCAACTATATTCTACCCAATCTATTGTTTTATCACATCAGGGTGTAAAAGCAGTGATTGCCAAAAGTTTCGAGAGGATTCACCGGAGTAACTTGGTAGGAATGGGTATTATTCCACTTTGCTTCAAGCCTGGTGAGGATGCAGACACACTTGGTCTGACAGGTCATGAGCGCTACACGATAGACCTGCCAACAAAAATAAGCGATATAAGGCCTGGCCAGGATATTACCGTGACAACAGACAATGGCAAATCTTTTACATGTACCCTGCGTTTTGACACAGAGGTACGCACTAGTCACCCTGTCTCTGCATAAGCCCTTGTCTTTGTATGTGTCCTGAAGTTTTCAGTAAGAGGTGGAGAGTAAGATTTAATGACCGCCAATCAAATGTGTAGTTAATTATATTCCATTAGGTGAGTGGTCATGTCCAGCTGGATGCAAAGAGGAACTCGGAACAAGGTGTGATTTGGGCTATCTCACAATCTGTTGGATGATTGcttacaatttctttttacctGCTTATGCAGGTTGAACTGGCATACTTCGACCATGGAGGCATCCTTCAATACGTCATTCGGAACTTAACCAAACAGTGAATCTAGCAATGAATGATTGGCTTTTCGTGGAACTCTGCTTTGTGATCTTGCAGACATCTCCCATATGGTGATACATGTTTCCTTGTAGGGTAATGCAGGAAAATGAAGCTTCTCATTGTGGAACAGGTAGCAATGTGCAATGTTTCTCCATGAAAGTTCTCTGTTATTATGGACGTTTGTCCATTGTAAGTGAAAGTTTCAATGTAACTGTAGTTTTTGTCAAGTGGAACCAGAATATTCATATACGTACTCCAGAACTCCATCCCCTTGGGCGTTGTGTGCTcctttttatgaataattcatGCTATTGTCTGAGCATTGAGATGGCAAGACTTGATTATCGTCATATTTCTGCCGGCGCGCACGTAAGAGGAAAGATGTATGTTGTTAGTGTAGCAACGGTGTCAAATAGCGTATGCCGATGCGGGGTTATCAATGTTAACGAATGGTGGGAATGTTTGATATGGTGTTTGGCGTAGCAGTAAGTTCTTGAAATATTACACGactttgataattattttaaagaataattacatttttcttttctaaggGTTCATGTCGTTGCTTGTAGATTTTATGTGGTTTGGGTATTGCATTTAATATAAAgagatttgtttttgttaacaaataagttattttgttagttaatttttatttaagtaattgttaatattattaaatttaataaattttgaccaacgGAATGATTGtttgttagatagaaataagttttaaaatgtTGAATGTATTTTCTAATCATATGTAGAATAATACTGAAGTTGGAtgattttcacttttgatGAGAGTAATTTTCCCATATTTTAAAGGGAATGCCGCTCCCAATGTACTACTCTTCCGGAAGATGTATCATGGAGGGTTAGTAGGTTACTGCTGAAGCAAGCAAAGGTGACCCCGGGTGGCCTGTTCTCGCGTAGCAGAGTGTGGGAGATTTTGCTAGGGAACTTCATATACACAAACATGAACTAGATGAATGATAGAATTTGCTAGGAATTTTGATATACACAAACTattgcaaaataattatataaaattttaattttctctttattttatatattttagtaataattttgtacgtgtacaaaaagaatatataatgatGCTACCTCGGTCcttacataatattatattttaagtacaaaaatatacatgataatattattctaTTCCTTTCTCTGGTTAGAATAGGCAGGTCGGTGGTCTTGTCTTATAGACAAGCTCTAAAGCAATAAATCAACCTATTTCATACCGAatgaaagataaaattaaaaattcatacaatttttttagattaacatcaatattttttattcaaaagctAACAAAGGGCATCACgtaattttgttttagaagagatataaatataatttcaatagtttaaaaaaaagtataatagttgtaattaaccctaatatattaatatgtaagtttgttttctgttaggaaagaaaaacaaatccGCCCATGCTGGTTGCAATAGCTCTGTCACCCACACGCAGGACATCATCCAATCACATAACGCGTAACCCGGACAGCGCGTGAAAGACTTTCAATCTCAGGAGTCAGCGCGGAATGCGCGCACCTGTTCAAGCAGAGAAGACTGTCCCGATCCGTCTGGATTGTTCTGGGCACCTCGGAAACTGGGACCCACCGAAACACATGTTGCCTTGCCCGATTAAGCTTCTTAGTCCCAGTGCGTTGAATCTACGCGAACGATATCAACTCCCTGGACGGATGCAATCCCCCTTACGATCTACTCCCGTAATTCTCCTAACTATCGGCTAAGATTGGAGGGCCTAAATTAACCGTACAGAAGATAAAGCTTAAGCCTTTGTTTAACTATAATTTGTGTGGCTAAGAAAACAAGACAACCAACTTCTCTGTCTCTATAAATTGACCCCATCCGGACCTGTCCCTTCTCAAGTCAGATTTCTTGAAAGTGTTTGTCAGCCAGGTATGTCTCCTCCTTGTTTCCTCTGTTTTTCTGAATTTGTGTTGTCAGTCTGTTCCGTTGGTAGTTTGATGCGATGTTGAAGTTATTGATCTGGGGTTTTTGTGTATTGGATTCGTTTGAGATCAGGCTTTGATTTTGGGTTGGTGGGCTCTTGATTCAAAGTCTTGCTTGGATATAGTGGTTGTGAAGTGTTTGATCATCGTGTTCTTGATTGTGGgtaattgaaaatttcacAGATTATCAACAGGAAATTCGGGATGGGATTCGGTTAATTAGGTGGTTTCTTTATGAGATCGGACCGTACAGGATATTGATCAATACTTTCCTTTTCTGATAGTATTTCGTGTTAATCGAGCTGACAAAAGTGCTGTCTGAAATCAAACTTCCATTCTTGTAGTCAAGTTTTCAATGTTTGTTCCGTCTTATGCTGGCCTAAGAATTACGATGTTTTTTTGATGCAGCTGTTGGGACTAAATAACAAGCGTGTTAGAATCTGTGTGTGAGACAGAGTTCCTGTCCAGCAAGTTTGATGGTTGAGGTAGACCTCCAAATTCCAAGTGCTTTTGATCCCTTTGCTGAGGCCAAGGACTCGGGCGCCCCTGGCGCTAAGGAATATGTGCATATACGCATACAGCAGAGGAATGGGAAGAAGAGCTTAACGACTGTCCAGGGGCTGAGGAAGGAATTCAGCTACGAAAAGATTCTCAAAGATCTCAAGAAAGAGTTCTGCTGCAACGGCACCGTTGTCCAGGACAAAGAGCTCGGCAAGGTCATTCAGCTGCAAGGTGATCAGCGCAAGAACGTCTCTCAGTTCCTCATCAGTGCCGGTATTGTGAAGAAGGATCAGATCAAGATTCATGGTTTCTAGGACTGCAAACAGATTGTTGATGttgttttggttttttgttttggatACATAAGTGTGGTGTCTGAAGAAGCCTACTGTCTCTGTGTGTGATCCTtgtggaaaagaaaaagaagggttCTTgtcttgtgtttttctttctggGATTGAGTTTTCAGTCAGGCCCTTGATGATTTCATGGGGTATTTGGTGAACTGCAGTTgtactttttctttcaataatatGTTTGATATCTATTTAGCTAAGCAAATGTCTCTGTTATATGTTGTCCTGAACTCTTGCAATGATCGCATAGTTGTTTCCTGCTCCCTGTTCTTGATAAGTACGAATGTTCCCAAACTCAGTGCAGCGACTATTGTAGTCGTCTGTTATGAGAATTTCCTGTTATGTTTGTATGTGAGTGAAATAAACTTGATCAAATTATTGGATAGTTAATTTGCAATCAAtcatagaaatttatttgaatttgatttattaaatttaaaacaaaaattgttgTACAATAAGTATTCAAGTTCGATTCGAGCTCGATTTcattaatgcaaaaataataaaatatatttgaacatACAAATTATTAGAGCTCgattcatattttattcaattgaaGTTTATGCTCGATTAGATCAGTAACGAGTCTaacaatatttgaattttaagcTTTATAGTAATTTAAGCTGAATTTGAACCATGAAGTCTGTAACTCAATTCAAATCATTTAAGAGTCCTATAATGAGCTGTGATTCAGATATATCTCAAATTATGGTGTATACACAGTTAGGAAGATCGActcttatttgatttgaaaaattactattctgaTAGGGAGGGAAAGAATGAagatgtatgtatattttgaGTGTtcttaatatatgttttttgttgATGTATGTGTTTTGTTAGAACATAAGTTGGCACTCAAAATTAGGGCCGTCAATAATTCAATTGTATCAgcatattcaaattcaaaggaGATCTAATAAGTGATTGATACTCAAACCTGATGAGTATTCAACACATATGATAACCCAATAGGGCTCTGGACCCAAGGCCACTGTTCTAGACCTATTTTTTCGGGTCGAGTTGGGCTGGAATCGAGTtactctttttgtttttgtttttatttttttttttatcatttttagtatgattagataatatttgatattttattcatgatgatgtaattaaagaaagattatacagattctaaattaaaatcaagttataaaatatgtttaagaCAAAATTGTTTATGTAAAATCACTAAAGTGAAGCAATATAGATATATTctttatacttaaaatatcaaaatagaaagttgcgtttcaaattatatcttttaatttttaattttatcaataaatatagtttGCATATtactccctatatttttaaatgtcaattaaaaatttctttattttaaaaataggcaaaaaaaccTCTATACGCAAAGTCCCCCTTCCATAAGAAGTTAACGGAAGGTGAAGTGCACTTGTGGGTGAGTCAAACGGGCATGacttttttttgcaaattttgatagtttttttgctataaattgactaaattatgttaaaattacCGTAATCAAatgtgtttattttaattgatttttcttttgcattttcattcctcctaaaaagtaaataattttatttttaaatatatttatttaaatattaaaatacaaaaatatatattttttatgaatttataattttaaccaaaaaacaaatttagatTACAATGCAAAAATAGTATACtaagttcattttttaaactttaaatatcatatcaaatgttaatattaatgaacaataacaataatactttattaattaagttaaataaacatttaatttaaatatattttaataaattatttattataactaatttaaattataaattgctattatatgtaattataataattatttaataccttttttattatttttaaatttttaaatcaatttttcttgtcattttaaaattttactttttcttaattttaaaatttattaaaaaaataatttgggcGATGGCAACGGTCGCATCGTCGTCTCCCAAAGTCCCCCTTAGGCGACTGTTGCCACGGTCACCCAAATTTGGGAGACCCCTGCGGCGACTCGCCTAGGTCGGGCGACCACCATGTATAGGTTGCCCAGGTTAGAGCCCGACGCCACCGTTGCCCCCCTCCGCAGTGGGAAGCGCGAGGGGGGCGTGGGGTGGGCGACGGTGGAAGGGAGAGGGGTTTGGTAGCTGGGGTGGTGGGTAGGGGAGTGGGATTAATTTTACTAGTTTttgtacataatattttatattttataattacagaTATAATACAAATCAAAATCGATTAAATCTTAacccattataatttaaatttaatggttgagatgtattaattaaattctactATTgttatgcaataaaaaaaaaatcaacgatcataaaaataaaaaataatatacaatgGACAAGGGCATGATGGACTTTTGATGAAAAACTAATGCCGTTAGTTTTAATTAACAGCGAAGCGCAAGTGTGTTAGAAACAACAGatgggaattttttttgtttatttttaaaatacgaGACGGTGATTTAgctaacttttaaaaatacaatgcgatattatgtattatttaaaagataatataatatgaaatattaaaccCAAATATTGACTGACAAGGGAATTGAATGTTAACTTTAGCttgaattttatcatttcaacTAAATGTTATTGACTATCAGGATGTTGAAAAACATAgctaacataaataatatatttatataattcaattatttatcgattaaaatatatacatcatcaaaaaattacatgataaataatcTTACAGCTTTTTAAACATATTCGTGGAAATTTAAATAGATAGATTGATAATAATCcaatcaaattttgagaaaaagtaGATGCATTTTCGTTAGATCAAAATTGGGTGCATATGCCCCATGGATATTAATCGGTAGAAATCAAATCTAAATCCAACCagatatttgtattttctaatGGGTTTAAGCCTGGGTTTGTGCATGGGtcgttttttttcttttaactcgGAAAGTACAAGATTCTATTCATTGACAGTCCTacttaaaatgtattttttatgtcttttttgGCACT contains:
- the LOC105176689 gene encoding LOW QUALITY PROTEIN: aconitate hydratase, cytoplasmic (The sequence of the model RefSeq protein was modified relative to this genomic sequence to represent the inferred CDS: inserted 2 bases in 1 codon); translated protein: MYFPSCCSSSSTSSSVLRACRVRFASTLSSSVXPVRFPLPVARLRVRVAAAACRSVCLSPAFRCSAPRWSYGVDWRSPVRVRAQIRSASPVLERFERKIATMASEHPFKEILTGLSKPGGGEFGKFYSLPALNDPRIDKLPYSIRILLESAIRNCDNFQVTKEDVEKIIDWENSAPKQVEIPFKPARVLLQDFTGVPAVVDLASMREAIKDLDSDPDKINPLVPVDLVIDHSVQVDVARSENAVQANMDLEFKRNKERFAFLKWGSTAFRNMLVVPPGSGIVHQVNLEYLGRVVFNTEGILYPDSVVGTDSHTTMIDGLGVAGWGVGGIEAEAAMLGQPMSMVLPGVVGFKLSGKLRDGVTATDLVLTVTQMLRKHGVVGKFVEFYGEGMGQLSLADRATIANMSPEYGATMGFFPVDHVTLQYLKLTGRSDETVAMIEAYLRANNMFVDYNEPQQERVYSSYLELDLGDVEPCVSGPKRPHDRVPLRDMKADWHSSLDSKVGFKGFAVPKEEQDKVVKFSFHGQPAELKHGSVVIAAITSCTNTSNPSVMLGAGLVAKKACELGLEVKPWVKTSLAPGSGVVTKYLLQSGLQKYLNQQGFHIVGYGCTTCIGNSGDLEESVASAIADNDLIAAAVLSGNRNFEGRVHPLTRANYLASPPLVVAYALAGTVDIDFEKEPLGTGKDGKHVYFKDIWPTSEEIAEVVQSSVLPEMFKSTYEAITKGNTFWNQLSLPSSSLYAWDPKSTYIHKPPYFSGMTMDPPGPRGVKDAYCLLLFGDSITTDHISPAGSIHKDSPAAKYLMERGVDRKDFNSYGSRRGNDEVMARGTFANIRIVNKLLNGEVGPKTIHIPTGEKLYVYDAAMRYKSAGQDTIVLAGAEYGSGSSRDWAAKGPMLQGVKAVIAKSFERIHRSNLVGMGIIPLCFKPGEDADTLGLTGHERYTIDLPTKISDIRPGQDITVTTDNGKSFTCTLRFDTEVELAYFDHGGILQYVIRNLTKQ
- the LOC105176690 gene encoding protein translation factor SUI1 homolog translates to MVEVDLQIPSAFDPFAEAKDSGAPGAKEYVHIRIQQRNGKKSLTTVQGLRKEFSYEKILKDLKKEFCCNGTVVQDKELGKVIQLQGDQRKNVSQFLISAGIVKKDQIKIHGF